A stretch of Rhea pennata isolate bPtePen1 chromosome 18, bPtePen1.pri, whole genome shotgun sequence DNA encodes these proteins:
- the SAPCD2 gene encoding suppressor APC domain-containing protein 2, whose protein sequence is MAPERGARPPPAEPPAGTEGLPRAFLQSLRTLFDILDDRRRGYVHLREIESRWQGAEARELPPGVLDGLRQAAPASGYLTFERFVLGLRAALLSADGGLPAKGRPPGRGRGEPRPPAEKGRGAAVSASRSLEKLPSPRGADERRGQSGGQREPDPGQPRCRGADAKPAGQSQGDGDHSGVRDARRHQRGRAEHRRHTITNGVDFSMLKHMKELEQEKDFLLQGLEMIERAREWYHQHIQFMQERQRLLGKNKTSTDFLPDGQNHQGRLLPKLQEVNCCLSDLLSAVGKPTNPSSALNRLGPAAPVVSPASAGSQQAISMLKEQNRLLTKEVTEKSERITQLEQEKSALIKQLFEARALNNHETSQLDSTFI, encoded by the exons atggccccggagcgcggcgcccggccgcctcccgccgagccgcccgccggTACCGAGGGGCTGCCCAGGGCTTTCCTGCAGAGCCTGCGGACCCTCTTCGACATCCTCGACGACCGGCGGCGGGGGTACGTGCACCTCCGGGAGATCGAGTCCCGCTGGCAGGGGGCGGAGGCCCGGGAGCTGCCGCCCGGGGTGCTGGACGGGCTGCGGCAGGCGGCGCCGGCCAGCGGCTACCTCACCTTCGAGCGCTTCGTGCTGGGGCTGCGCGCCGCGCTGCTGAGCGCCGACGGCGGCCTCCCGGCCaaggggcggccgccggggcgcgggcgcggcgagccgcggccgccggcggagaagggccgcggcgccgccgtgAGCGCCTCGCGGAGCCTGGAGAAGCTGCCGAGCCCGCGCGGCGCCGACGAGCGGCGGGGGCAGAGCGGCGGACAGCGGGAGCCGGATCCGGGCCAGCCCCGGTGCCGAG GTGCTGATGCTAAGCCTGCTGGGCAGTCTCAGGGAGATGGTGACCATTCAGGGGTTAGAGATGCTCGGAGGCATCAGAGAGGACGTGCAGAACACCGGAGACACACCATCACCAATGGTGTGGACTTCAGCATG CTGAAGCATATGAAGGAGCTGGAACAGGAGAAGGATTTCCTGCTGCAGGGTCTGGAGATGATAGAACGTGCCCGGGAGTGGTATCACCAGCACATCCAGTTTATGCAGGAACGCCAGAGACTCCTGGGGAAGAACAAAACTAGCACT GACTTCCTTCCTGACGGCCAGAACCACCAGGGGCGCCTGCTCCCCAAGCTGCAGGAGGTTAACTGCTGCCTCAGTGACCTTCTTTCTGCTGTGGGCAAG CCAACAAACCCTTCCTCAGCTCTGAACAGgctgggccctgcagcccctgtgGTGTCCCCAGCCTCAGCAGGGTCCCAGCAAGCCATCAGTATGCTGAAGGAGCAAAACCGGCTTCTCACCAAG GAAGTGACTGAAAAGAGTGAACGCATCACCCAGCTGGAGCAAGAGAAATCTGCCCTTATCAAACAGCTCTTTGAGGCTCGGGCCCTCAATAACCATGAAACAAGCCAGCTGGATTCTACCTTCATATAG